A stretch of the Comamonas testosteroni TK102 genome encodes the following:
- the cpaB gene encoding Flp pilus assembly protein CpaB, producing the protein MVNVAKIAVGVLLAVALALGVYGWMLARAPQAPDPQAQASAGNSQPNASLSVVVAAQAVPAGQALKAEDLQLMQLPAKPDGAFGEIQAAIGAVPAVDIPKGAPVLQGQMVTGLALKLSEGERAVAVKVDESIGAGNRIRPGDFVDVFFALRRDGNEIDQSQARLLLSRKRVLAYGAASVDALSSADKTEGKPANGPDNARTAVLAVPVAEVNQLLLGGSNGSLLLALRNPTDMTEPDSEKFAPLPGVLTVAMTKGSVAAPLEGADAAQAGVAMSSLAGSAGTSAARTTAARPMPAGVAKPVVPRTRTASADPSLPVEFVRGANSQTVRY; encoded by the coding sequence ATGGTGAATGTCGCAAAGATCGCGGTCGGGGTTTTACTGGCAGTGGCATTGGCTCTGGGTGTTTATGGGTGGATGCTTGCCAGGGCTCCTCAAGCACCGGACCCTCAGGCTCAAGCTTCCGCCGGCAACAGCCAACCCAATGCCAGCCTGAGTGTGGTGGTGGCCGCACAGGCCGTTCCCGCGGGTCAGGCACTCAAGGCCGAGGATCTGCAGCTCATGCAGTTGCCCGCCAAGCCCGATGGTGCTTTTGGCGAGATTCAGGCAGCCATTGGCGCCGTTCCTGCGGTGGACATTCCAAAGGGCGCACCCGTACTCCAAGGGCAAATGGTGACTGGCCTGGCGCTCAAGTTGTCGGAGGGCGAGCGTGCAGTCGCGGTCAAGGTCGATGAAAGCATCGGCGCCGGCAATCGCATCAGACCTGGTGACTTTGTCGATGTGTTCTTTGCGCTGCGCCGCGACGGCAATGAAATCGACCAGAGCCAGGCGCGCTTGCTGCTCTCGCGCAAGCGCGTGCTGGCCTATGGTGCGGCATCGGTGGACGCTCTGAGCTCGGCGGACAAAACCGAGGGCAAGCCGGCCAATGGCCCAGACAACGCGCGAACTGCAGTGCTTGCGGTGCCGGTGGCCGAGGTCAATCAGTTGCTGCTGGGCGGCTCCAATGGCAGCCTGCTGCTGGCATTGCGCAATCCCACGGATATGACCGAGCCGGATAGCGAGAAGTTTGCTCCGCTGCCTGGCGTATTGACCGTCGCCATGACCAAGGGGTCTGTTGCAGCTCCGCTGGAAGGTGCTGACGCAGCGCAGGCCGGTGTGGCCATGAGCAGCCTGGCCGGTTCTGCAGGTACTTCGGCAGCCCGCACGACTGCGGCCAGGCCCATGCCCGCTGGTGTCGCCAAGCCTGTCGTGCCGCGCACGCGTACCGCATCTGCAGATCCTTCCCTGCCCGTTGAATTTGTGCGTGGCGCCAACTCCCAAACCGTGCGGTATTGA
- a CDS encoding Flp family type IVb pilin, with the protein MKDQIIKFWRDEEGATAIEYGLIAGLIAVALVATLTTLGTDLGSLFTFISGKVTGATK; encoded by the coding sequence ATGAAAGACCAAATCATCAAATTCTGGCGTGATGAAGAAGGTGCAACTGCGATTGAATACGGTCTGATCGCGGGGCTGATTGCTGTGGCTTTAGTTGCGACACTGACGACCTTGGGCACAGATCTCGGATCGTTATTTACGTTCATTAGTGGGAAAGTCACTGGAGCAACGAAATAA
- a CDS encoding YecA family protein has protein sequence MPEGALSNDQLEELDALLDELRTRGDEIPQWEFCDGFLTALVCTRRPIAAAEYMPMLLGDGEALQVAEGQPLPKLEAFKDEAQQARFMELFELRLAEVREQLDADIKSLADDAAFQPEALDTRGAIAILPEAEQAELAGEEVPSFSQVWALGFMFVVENWADEWAPPRDKDAAQLLDAAMEFIVNLTEDDTDEPALNLYDEAGPASTSQERVDAFGEAIWAVYDLYRLWKSMGPRQETIVKGEQPGRNDPCPCGSGKKFKKCHGA, from the coding sequence ATGCCCGAGGGCGCACTGAGCAATGATCAGCTCGAAGAGCTGGACGCGCTGCTCGACGAGCTGCGCACCCGTGGCGACGAAATTCCCCAGTGGGAATTCTGTGACGGTTTCCTGACCGCTCTGGTCTGCACACGCCGCCCCATTGCCGCTGCCGAATACATGCCCATGCTGCTGGGCGATGGCGAAGCCCTGCAAGTGGCCGAAGGCCAACCGCTGCCCAAGCTGGAAGCCTTCAAGGACGAGGCCCAGCAGGCACGCTTCATGGAGTTGTTCGAGCTGCGCCTGGCCGAAGTGCGCGAGCAGCTCGATGCCGACATCAAGTCGCTGGCCGATGACGCGGCCTTCCAGCCCGAGGCGCTGGACACGCGTGGCGCCATCGCCATCCTGCCCGAAGCCGAACAGGCCGAACTGGCCGGCGAAGAAGTGCCGTCGTTCTCGCAAGTGTGGGCACTGGGCTTTATGTTCGTGGTGGAAAACTGGGCCGACGAATGGGCGCCGCCCCGCGACAAGGACGCGGCCCAGTTGCTGGACGCGGCCATGGAGTTCATCGTCAACCTGACCGAAGACGACACGGACGAGCCGGCTCTGAACCTGTATGACGAAGCAGGCCCTGCCTCGACCAGCCAGGAGCGTGTGGATGCCTTTGGCGAAGCCATCTGGGCCGTGTATGACCTGTACCGTCTGTGGAAGAGCATGGGCCCACGCCAGGAAACCATCGTCAAGGGCGAGCAACCCGGCCGTAACGACCCTTGCCCCTGCGGTAGCGGCAAGAAGTTCAAGAAGTGCCACGGGGCTTGA
- a CDS encoding FMN-binding glutamate synthase family protein, whose protein sequence is MGVSAVHRFFNSLPLRYGALFISALVLAISLYMLTTAGKGLGWLIASTLLVLLGIWDLLQKQHAILRNYPVMGHLRFIFEFIRPEIRQYFIEGDTEAQPFSRAQRSLVYQRAKGQVDNRPFGTQLDVSQQGYEWVNHSLQPTKLSSHDFRLWIGGTQEQPAEGVEPCTRPYHASVFNISAMSFGALSGNAIQALNQGAKMGGFIHDTGEGSISQYHRMHGGDLIWEVASGYFGCRNADGTFSEEKFIANATDPQVKMIEIKLSQGAKPGHGGMLPGAKVTPEIAAARGIPIGVDCISPSSHSAFSTPVELMQFIARLRRLSGGKPTGFKFCVGHPWEWFAMVKAMLETNITPDFIVVDGAEGGTGAAPVEFVDHVGVPLQEGLLLVHNTLLGVNLRQRIKIGAAGKVITAFDIARMMALGADWCNSGRGFMMALGCIQAQSCHTGTCPTGVTTQDAVRQQALVVPDKATRVANFHRNTLHALQELVQAAGLRHPNEITAHHIVRRLDDTQVSLLSNLILRVEPGCLLKSLERQHKVFQNYWPLATAQSFQPLHEPVLRPSAAGSADNAAQSQAFPQRSGIWT, encoded by the coding sequence ATGGGAGTATCTGCAGTGCATCGCTTCTTCAACAGTCTGCCCCTGCGCTATGGCGCCCTCTTCATTTCTGCGCTCGTGCTGGCTATCTCGCTCTACATGCTGACGACGGCAGGCAAGGGACTTGGGTGGCTGATTGCGTCGACCCTGCTGGTACTGCTGGGCATCTGGGATCTGCTGCAGAAACAGCATGCGATCTTGCGCAACTACCCCGTCATGGGCCATTTGCGCTTCATCTTCGAATTCATACGCCCCGAGATCCGCCAGTACTTCATCGAAGGCGATACCGAGGCCCAGCCTTTCTCTCGTGCCCAGCGCTCGCTGGTCTATCAGCGTGCCAAGGGCCAGGTCGACAACCGGCCATTCGGCACCCAGCTCGATGTCAGTCAGCAGGGCTATGAGTGGGTCAATCATTCCCTGCAACCCACCAAGCTCAGCTCGCATGACTTTCGTCTCTGGATTGGCGGCACGCAGGAGCAACCAGCCGAAGGGGTGGAGCCCTGCACCCGCCCCTATCACGCCAGCGTCTTCAATATCTCTGCCATGAGCTTTGGCGCGCTATCGGGCAATGCCATCCAGGCGCTCAACCAGGGCGCAAAGATGGGCGGCTTCATCCACGATACGGGCGAAGGCTCGATCAGCCAGTACCACCGCATGCATGGCGGCGATCTGATCTGGGAGGTGGCTTCGGGCTATTTCGGCTGCCGCAATGCGGACGGCACGTTCAGCGAAGAGAAATTCATCGCCAACGCCACCGACCCGCAAGTCAAGATGATCGAGATCAAGCTCAGCCAGGGCGCCAAGCCCGGTCATGGCGGCATGCTTCCCGGCGCCAAGGTCACTCCCGAAATTGCGGCAGCACGCGGCATACCGATTGGCGTGGACTGCATCTCACCGTCCAGCCATAGTGCATTCTCCACCCCTGTGGAGCTGATGCAGTTCATCGCCAGGCTGCGTCGTCTTTCCGGGGGCAAGCCCACGGGCTTCAAGTTCTGCGTCGGTCATCCCTGGGAATGGTTTGCCATGGTCAAGGCCATGCTGGAAACCAATATCACGCCCGACTTCATCGTCGTCGACGGGGCCGAAGGCGGCACGGGTGCAGCCCCTGTGGAGTTTGTCGACCATGTGGGCGTGCCGCTGCAGGAAGGCCTGCTGCTGGTGCACAACACCTTGCTGGGCGTGAACCTTCGCCAGCGCATCAAGATCGGCGCGGCCGGCAAGGTCATCACGGCCTTCGACATCGCGCGCATGATGGCCCTGGGCGCCGACTGGTGCAACTCGGGTCGCGGCTTCATGATGGCGCTGGGCTGTATCCAGGCCCAGAGTTGCCACACCGGCACCTGCCCCACGGGCGTCACCACGCAAGACGCCGTGCGCCAGCAGGCGCTGGTCGTGCCCGACAAGGCCACGCGCGTGGCCAACTTCCACCGCAATACCCTGCATGCGCTGCAGGAGCTGGTGCAGGCCGCCGGTCTCAGGCATCCCAACGAGATCACGGCCCACCACATCGTGCGCCGGCTGGACGACACCCAGGTCAGCCTGCTGTCCAACCTGATACTGCGCGTGGAGCCGGGCTGCCTGCTCAAGAGCCTGGAGCGCCAGCACAAGGTCTTCCAGAACTACTGGCCGCTGGCCACGGCACAGAGCTTTCAGCCTCTGCATGAGCCCGTGTTGCGCCCATCTGCTGCGGGCAGTGCCGACAACGCGGCACAATCGCAAGCTTTTCCCCAGCGCAGCGGCATCTGGACCTGA
- a CDS encoding helix-turn-helix domain-containing protein — MTHLGERIRARRQTLGLSQGRLAQMADVTASAISQIESGAIRTLKNDTLARLAIALQTTALELMAGLHSETLSLPNDEQRLLDCYRKLQPPLQDIALKLIKALQ, encoded by the coding sequence ATGACGCATTTAGGTGAGCGCATACGCGCCCGGCGACAGACGCTGGGTTTGAGTCAGGGACGGCTGGCGCAGATGGCGGATGTCACTGCATCCGCCATTTCGCAGATCGAGTCGGGAGCCATTCGCACTCTCAAGAACGACACCCTGGCAAGACTGGCTATCGCCCTGCAGACCACGGCACTGGAGTTGATGGCCGGTCTGCATTCCGAAACCCTGTCTCTTCCAAATGATGAACAGCGCTTGCTCGACTGCTATAGAAAACTGCAGCCGCCGTTGCAGGACATCGCTCTCAAACTGATAAAAGCTCTGCAGTGA
- a CDS encoding A24 family peptidase codes for MGFIFLLWISSSAAVDVVYRKCFNWLVISGFGLAILSAALNLEIFSFEVSVNSKFIGFCLALAVFLIFYVCGVMGAGDVKFAAVLGAFLGWEPLLLVWALSCIFAVVIGLISRSKLMYYLSPLMKEESVDLYKKRFIPYVACLSIATVVVLMLSK; via the coding sequence ATGGGATTTATATTCTTGTTATGGATTTCGTCTTCTGCAGCAGTTGATGTTGTATATAGGAAATGCTTTAATTGGTTAGTAATTTCGGGATTCGGGCTGGCGATATTATCAGCAGCCCTGAATCTTGAAATATTTTCATTTGAAGTTTCTGTAAATAGTAAATTTATTGGCTTCTGTTTGGCGCTTGCCGTTTTTTTGATATTTTATGTGTGTGGAGTCATGGGGGCCGGTGATGTTAAGTTTGCAGCGGTTCTCGGTGCATTTCTCGGTTGGGAGCCTTTGCTATTAGTATGGGCGCTGAGTTGTATTTTTGCAGTTGTTATTGGGTTAATTTCTAGAAGTAAATTAATGTATTACTTATCTCCTTTAATGAAGGAGGAGTCCGTTGATTTATACAAGAAGAGGTTTATTCCATATGTGGCATGTCTATCAATAGCCACGGTAGTTGTTTTAATGCTGAGCAAGTAG
- a CDS encoding PAS-domain containing protein yields MRLARNLARNRLFLTLVIVLSGMLLSMWAASRVALQTSLHDESESVQRQLTLYAQAMVQRVDRYRTLPEVLALDAELKNALSHPLSAAEVDRLNHKLEQANGASRASTLTLIDKSGKALAASNWRDSHSNVGEDYSFRPYVTQALSQGSGRFYGIGMTTGLPGYFLSQAIHDEDGSVLGLIAIKILFQELEGEWSQSPDIVFASDEHGVVFLSNRDEWRYRLLEPLSASDEREVRETHQYAGQALMPLGYRTSHQPAGIGMLAHFSQPPLVDPMLWLRMELPESQWQLHLLHDIVHSQTASHWAAVAAGGLWLAASLLVLYIRQRQRLAALRQRSRKELEAVLHQHAQELRTAQDGIVQAAKQADTGLSRSLQHLPQGVVVVDPQLRLVAWNSRYVELFRYPPELMHVGQPIEALIRHNARRGLLGKGNVEQAIQRRLEHLRSGSPHLHESAKGDGTVLEIRGNPLPDGGFVTSYADITSYKNTARELRNLADTLEKRIADRTRDLAKAKQEAERANRYKTRFVASAVHDLLQPLNAARIFTSLLPTYLHDDAGRQLAQRVDKALASQDAILTSLLDISRMESGQLEVRVRDFALSSLLEVVHNNFALQAGNEGLSLHCMPSRLIVRSDEALLRRILQNFVSNAIRYTRKGRIVVGCRRQGDQVRIEVHDQGPGIPQSLQKEIFEEFRRLDEGHADDRGTGLGLAIVERLGRLLDHEIGLRSTLGKGSVFWVKVPLGQAAALTPVSQEPSPSTRVDSPLQGGTVWYVEDDPATRDATCALLERWGCDVPLAANAPEALAYAAPGNAPQLVLLDVHLGQLYGPDVYAQLCERWGRQPPVILLTAEGDSTLRRQAAERGWGFLAKPVRPPALRALMSQTFLRGREGGST; encoded by the coding sequence ATGCGTCTTGCGCGAAACCTTGCCCGAAACCGACTCTTTCTGACCCTTGTCATCGTGCTCAGCGGCATGCTGCTGAGCATGTGGGCGGCCAGTCGCGTCGCGCTGCAGACCTCTTTGCATGATGAAAGCGAGAGCGTGCAGCGCCAGCTCACGCTCTATGCCCAGGCCATGGTGCAGCGCGTGGATCGCTACCGCACCCTGCCCGAGGTGCTGGCACTCGATGCCGAACTCAAGAACGCGCTCAGCCACCCGCTCAGCGCCGCCGAGGTAGACAGGCTCAACCACAAGCTGGAGCAGGCCAACGGCGCCAGCCGAGCCTCCACGCTGACTCTCATCGACAAAAGCGGCAAGGCCCTGGCCGCCAGCAACTGGCGCGACTCGCACAGCAACGTGGGCGAGGACTACAGCTTTCGCCCCTATGTGACCCAGGCGCTGAGCCAGGGCAGCGGCCGCTTCTACGGCATAGGCATGACCACCGGGCTGCCCGGCTACTTTCTTTCCCAGGCCATCCATGATGAAGACGGATCGGTGCTTGGGCTCATCGCCATCAAGATCCTGTTTCAGGAACTCGAAGGCGAGTGGAGTCAGTCGCCCGACATCGTCTTCGCCTCGGACGAGCATGGCGTGGTCTTTCTTTCCAATCGCGACGAATGGCGCTACCGCCTGCTGGAGCCGCTGTCCGCCAGCGACGAGCGGGAGGTGCGGGAAACCCACCAATACGCGGGCCAGGCCCTGATGCCGCTCGGCTACCGCACCAGCCACCAGCCTGCCGGCATCGGCATGCTGGCCCATTTCAGCCAGCCTCCACTGGTCGACCCCATGCTCTGGCTGCGCATGGAGCTCCCCGAAAGCCAATGGCAGCTACACCTGCTGCACGACATCGTCCATAGCCAGACAGCCAGCCACTGGGCGGCAGTGGCCGCTGGCGGCCTGTGGCTGGCCGCATCGCTGCTGGTGCTCTATATCCGCCAGCGCCAGCGCCTGGCCGCCCTGAGACAGCGCAGCCGCAAGGAACTGGAGGCCGTGCTGCACCAGCATGCACAGGAACTGCGCACCGCACAGGACGGCATTGTCCAGGCCGCCAAGCAAGCCGATACCGGACTTTCGCGCAGCCTGCAGCATCTGCCGCAAGGCGTGGTAGTGGTGGACCCGCAGCTGCGGCTGGTGGCCTGGAACTCGCGCTATGTGGAGCTGTTCCGCTACCCGCCAGAGCTGATGCATGTCGGCCAGCCCATCGAGGCCCTGATACGCCACAACGCCAGGCGCGGCCTGCTGGGCAAGGGCAATGTGGAGCAAGCCATACAGCGCCGCCTGGAACACCTGCGCAGCGGCAGCCCCCATCTGCACGAAAGCGCCAAGGGAGACGGCACGGTGCTGGAGATCCGCGGCAACCCCCTGCCCGACGGCGGCTTTGTCACCAGCTACGCCGACATCACCAGCTACAAGAACACGGCGCGCGAGCTGCGCAATCTGGCCGACACGCTGGAAAAGCGCATTGCCGATCGCACCCGGGACCTGGCCAAGGCCAAGCAGGAAGCCGAGCGCGCCAATCGCTACAAGACCCGCTTTGTTGCCTCGGCCGTGCATGACCTGCTGCAGCCGCTGAATGCGGCGCGCATCTTCACCAGCCTGCTGCCCACCTATCTGCACGATGATGCGGGCCGCCAGCTGGCCCAGCGGGTGGACAAGGCCCTGGCCTCGCAGGACGCCATCCTCACCAGCCTGCTCGATATCTCGCGCATGGAATCGGGCCAGCTCGAAGTCCGTGTGCGGGATTTCGCGCTCAGTTCCTTGCTGGAAGTGGTGCACAACAATTTTGCGCTGCAGGCCGGGAACGAGGGCCTGAGCCTGCACTGCATGCCCAGCCGGCTGATCGTGCGCAGCGATGAGGCCTTGCTGCGTCGCATACTGCAGAACTTTGTCTCCAACGCCATCCGCTACACGCGCAAGGGCCGCATTGTCGTGGGCTGTCGCCGCCAGGGCGACCAGGTGCGTATCGAGGTGCATGACCAGGGGCCGGGCATTCCCCAGAGCCTGCAAAAGGAAATCTTCGAGGAGTTCCGCCGCCTCGACGAAGGCCATGCCGACGACCGCGGCACCGGCCTGGGCCTGGCCATCGTGGAGCGCCTGGGCAGATTGCTGGACCATGAGATCGGCCTGCGCTCCACCCTGGGCAAGGGAAGCGTCTTCTGGGTCAAGGTTCCTCTGGGCCAGGCCGCAGCATTGACACCGGTCTCCCAGGAGCCTTCTCCCAGCACTCGCGTGGACAGCCCGCTGCAGGGCGGCACTGTCTGGTATGTGGAGGACGATCCCGCCACCCGCGACGCCACCTGTGCCTTGCTGGAACGCTGGGGCTGCGATGTGCCGCTGGCCGCCAACGCCCCCGAAGCCCTGGCCTATGCCGCGCCCGGCAATGCCCCGCAACTGGTGCTGCTCGATGTGCACCTGGGCCAGCTTTACGGCCCCGATGTCTACGCCCAGCTCTGCGAACGCTGGGGCCGGCAGCCTCCCGTCATCCTGCTGACCGCAGAAGGTGACAGCACCCTGCGCCGCCAGGCAGCCGAACGCGGCTGGGGCTTTCTCGCCAAACCGGTAAGACCGCCGGCGCTGCGAGCGCTGATGAGCCAGACCTTTTTGCGCGGACGAGAAGGCGGCAGCACCTGA
- a CDS encoding dicarboxylate/amino acid:cation symporter gives MHTLPTESAPREHLPFYRQLYFQVVFAIIVGVLLGHFEPAYGEAMKPFGDAFIKLIKMIIAPVIFLTIVTGIASMTHLSAVGRVFGKAMAYFLTFSTLALVVGLIVANVMQPGAGMHINPADLDQTAVKGYVAKSHEMTLTGFVMDIIPKTLISPFVGDNILQVLLVAVLFGVSLAMVGEAGKPVLNFFEALTKPVFKLVNIVMKFAPIGAFGAMAFTIGKFGLGSLVNLAELVLTFYITSALFVLVILGAVARFCGFSVIKLIKYLKDELLLVLGTSSSESALPSLMHKMEKAGCSKSVVGLVVPTGYSFNLDGTNIYMTLAALFIAQATDTHLTLGHQIALLLVAMLSSKGAAGVTGAGFITLAATLAVVPEVPVAGMALILGVDRFMSECRSLTNFIGNAVATVVVSKWENALDHEKLDAALAGKEANEAVSAHA, from the coding sequence GTGCACACTCTGCCCACAGAATCCGCTCCGCGCGAGCACTTGCCGTTCTACCGTCAGCTCTACTTCCAGGTGGTGTTCGCCATCATCGTGGGCGTGCTGCTGGGGCACTTTGAACCCGCCTATGGCGAGGCTATGAAGCCCTTCGGCGATGCCTTCATCAAGCTCATCAAGATGATCATCGCGCCGGTGATCTTCCTGACCATCGTCACCGGCATTGCCAGCATGACGCACCTGAGCGCCGTGGGCCGTGTGTTCGGCAAGGCCATGGCGTACTTCCTGACCTTCTCCACACTGGCGCTGGTCGTGGGCCTGATCGTGGCCAATGTCATGCAGCCCGGTGCCGGCATGCACATCAACCCCGCCGATCTGGACCAGACGGCCGTCAAGGGCTATGTGGCGAAGTCGCACGAGATGACGCTGACCGGCTTCGTGATGGACATCATCCCCAAGACGCTGATCAGCCCGTTTGTGGGTGACAACATCCTGCAGGTGCTGCTGGTGGCGGTGCTGTTCGGCGTGTCCCTGGCCATGGTCGGCGAGGCCGGCAAGCCCGTGCTGAATTTCTTTGAAGCCCTGACCAAGCCCGTGTTCAAGCTGGTCAACATCGTGATGAAGTTCGCCCCCATCGGTGCGTTTGGCGCCATGGCCTTCACCATCGGCAAGTTCGGCCTGGGCTCGCTGGTCAACCTGGCCGAGCTGGTGCTGACCTTCTACATCACCTCGGCCCTGTTCGTGCTGGTGATCCTGGGGGCGGTGGCGCGCTTTTGCGGCTTCTCCGTGATCAAGCTGATCAAGTACCTCAAGGACGAGCTGCTGCTGGTGCTGGGCACATCGTCTTCCGAGTCGGCCCTGCCTTCGCTGATGCACAAGATGGAAAAGGCCGGCTGCAGCAAGTCCGTCGTCGGTCTGGTCGTGCCTACCGGCTACTCCTTCAACCTGGACGGCACCAATATCTACATGACGCTGGCTGCGCTGTTCATTGCCCAGGCGACCGATACCCATCTGACCCTGGGCCACCAGATCGCGCTGCTGCTGGTTGCCATGCTGTCGTCCAAGGGCGCGGCGGGCGTGACGGGTGCTGGCTTCATCACCCTGGCAGCGACCCTGGCCGTGGTGCCCGAGGTGCCCGTGGCCGGCATGGCACTGATTCTGGGTGTGGACCGCTTCATGTCCGAATGCCGGTCCCTGACCAACTTCATAGGTAACGCCGTCGCCACCGTGGTGGTTTCCAAGTGGGAAAACGCGCTGGACCACGAAAAGCTGGATGCGGCGCTGGCTGGCAAGGAAGCAAACGAGGCGGTGTCCGCTCACGCCTGA
- a CDS encoding RIO1 family regulatory kinase/ATPase: protein MPSAQTAIDYQVFLHEHLDQPHSIMRYELAHETLWVKRANKGNPALNYWLLSTLAKLFSAAVLQPVPNPGGPESLQTEVRRLRSFKAKGLRVPQVLATTDQAFVMRHLGRPGEEAPSLSNAIEEAIARGAQPTLELWLKGLEAIQQAHARGEVLSQAVARNMVVCADGVIGFIDFEDDPAAHLPQAVCMARDALNYAQSTALFLQQAGALEPARKAWQQFVQQLPAEARQVLERTVNKLSWVRFLPRSKRLGRDTLRVLAAHDLLTATSLSA, encoded by the coding sequence ATGCCCTCTGCGCAGACCGCCATCGATTACCAGGTATTTCTGCACGAGCATCTGGACCAGCCTCACAGCATCATGCGCTATGAACTCGCGCATGAAACCCTTTGGGTCAAGCGCGCCAACAAGGGCAACCCGGCCCTCAACTACTGGCTGCTGAGCACGCTGGCCAAGCTGTTCAGCGCCGCCGTGCTTCAGCCCGTGCCCAACCCCGGCGGACCCGAGTCCCTGCAAACCGAGGTGCGCCGTCTGCGCAGTTTCAAGGCCAAGGGGCTGCGCGTGCCGCAGGTGCTGGCTACGACCGATCAGGCCTTTGTGATGCGTCACCTGGGGCGCCCGGGCGAAGAGGCTCCATCGCTGAGCAATGCCATCGAAGAAGCGATTGCTCGGGGCGCACAGCCCACGCTGGAGCTCTGGCTAAAAGGCCTGGAGGCCATACAGCAGGCACATGCCCGCGGCGAGGTGCTGAGCCAGGCCGTGGCGCGCAATATGGTGGTCTGCGCCGACGGGGTCATAGGCTTCATCGACTTTGAAGACGATCCTGCCGCCCATTTGCCGCAAGCCGTCTGCATGGCGCGCGATGCGCTCAACTACGCCCAGTCCACGGCGCTGTTTCTGCAACAGGCAGGTGCGCTGGAGCCGGCCCGGAAGGCCTGGCAGCAGTTTGTGCAGCAACTGCCCGCCGAGGCCCGCCAGGTACTGGAGCGCACCGTCAACAAACTGAGCTGGGTGCGCTTTCTGCCCCGCAGCAAGCGCCTGGGGCGCGACACCTTGCGCGTGCTGGCGGCCCATGACTTGCTGACAGCGACCTCACTCTCCGCTTGA
- a CDS encoding TadE/TadG family type IV pilus assembly protein: MQFKKQQGAAAIEFAFLFPIFFLIFYAIITYGLIFAAQQTLALAAAEGARAAVRYPSVPTGGTMTKPAQLQARLTAACATAALATDWLSRMGAGLGSAGCSTGVSDAAGLYATSGLCGTGSASFTASNDASLVNCVTMQVNYNYASAPLIPRLLGPLLGLPTPNLLRGKAVAQISLID, from the coding sequence ATGCAATTCAAAAAGCAGCAGGGCGCAGCAGCGATTGAATTTGCCTTTCTTTTTCCCATCTTCTTTCTGATCTTTTACGCCATCATCACTTACGGCTTGATATTTGCTGCTCAGCAGACGTTGGCCCTGGCTGCCGCTGAAGGGGCAAGAGCTGCGGTGCGATATCCCTCGGTTCCCACGGGCGGCACGATGACCAAGCCGGCTCAGTTGCAGGCCCGTTTGACTGCAGCCTGTGCCACTGCGGCCTTGGCGACGGATTGGCTTTCCAGAATGGGTGCCGGCCTGGGGTCTGCAGGCTGCAGCACGGGTGTCAGCGATGCTGCAGGGCTCTACGCCACCTCTGGTTTATGTGGTACGGGGTCCGCGTCGTTCACTGCCTCCAACGATGCCAGCCTGGTGAACTGCGTGACCATGCAGGTGAATTACAACTACGCCTCTGCACCGCTGATCCCGAGGTTGCTGGGGCCTTTGCTGGGTCTGCCCACTCCCAATCTCTTGCGGGGAAAAGCGGTCGCACAAATTAGCTTGATTGACTGA
- a CDS encoding DUF2867 domain-containing protein encodes MNHHPVESAVPPGSRIAERLAGASFHDSWSIASDATALSALDHFLLAARKTPRWIEACMRARNLAGGLVGLKDLGSLSALTPGKTAASYRLGDRVGIFTVFENTFDEALIGDDDKHLSVVLSIHRQNDISSREAIITVTTVVHVKNTLGRLYMLPVKPMHRLIAPAVLSSLGGQTHAA; translated from the coding sequence ATGAACCATCATCCCGTTGAATCCGCTGTTCCGCCCGGCAGCCGCATCGCCGAACGACTGGCCGGGGCCAGCTTTCACGACTCCTGGAGCATCGCCTCGGACGCAACCGCCCTTTCGGCGCTGGACCACTTCCTGCTCGCCGCGCGCAAAACGCCGCGCTGGATAGAAGCCTGTATGCGCGCGCGCAATCTGGCTGGCGGCCTGGTGGGGCTCAAGGATCTGGGCAGCCTGTCGGCCTTGACGCCTGGCAAGACAGCAGCCAGCTACCGATTGGGCGATCGGGTCGGTATCTTCACGGTATTCGAGAACACCTTTGATGAAGCCCTGATCGGCGACGACGACAAGCACCTGAGTGTCGTGCTCAGCATCCATCGCCAGAACGACATCAGCTCCCGTGAAGCCATCATCACCGTCACCACCGTTGTGCATGTCAAGAACACACTGGGGCGCCTCTACATGCTGCCCGTCAAACCCATGCACAGGCTGATCGCTCCTGCCGTTCTGTCCTCCCTGGGAGGACAAACCCATGCTGCATGA